The DNA segment ATATTGCAAATGCAGCAGCATTATCAACTGCATCACACTACAATAgagttgtttttatttgtgtGCCATGGTTACTATCGCAGCATCACCGCAATCGCATTGACGATGAGTGACGGATTGAAGATcttaagttaataaatttaaattataaaaaataaaatgattgagtttagttatataaataaaataaaataaaatataaaaatataaaattttatttacaaatttaataaattttaaaaataaggggATGCAAGTGCACACTCTAACAACCATATAGGTCGCCAGTGTTGACGATGCCATTCAGAACTGCACTCAcaattttaaatcatatttttttaacaaaatttaaaatcttatattaagagttaatttgcttaatttttttaagaaaaaagtgattgtagaaataaatatttttttaagaagcaaatagaggttatttcttgaaaaaagtagaaaacatttttttaaaaattaaatcagtttagacaaacaaataaaaaaataattattttattgaaaaaagtgttttaaaaCAAGCTTAAACAAATATGTCCTTAATCACTTTTGACACGGCCACAATCTAAAATCTTAAACCATTAGGTGTGTGGGCCAATTTCAGTTATATGTTTCTCAAATTGCTCACTTCTATCCAACTTTGAGACTTATTTACTCATGCATGTTACTCAATATTCAAGCTATCTAATGACTGTAGCATAATTAATAACACAAGTTGTTGAGTCTGCAGGAGAAGACTTGAGTTTGatttcatataaatatatttctggagagggataatgaattttaagtgaAACTAAACCCGAAGTAAAGATTTTAAAAGAATGTCTACTTAGTCTCTCGTGAGCTATGTAATGATCAAAGGTTCGGTACATTGCTGAAAATAATGACACTAGATGAAGTTAtgattttacatttttcagtgAAAAAACAAACTGATTAATTACGGGATTCCTTCCAAATTTCAATTGCTTCACTTGGGGTCATTCCCTTCCCTTTCTTTGTTCTAATAATATTATGTTAGAGCCAAATTATCTTTTAGGTTCTAGCTTAGGCCGGTCCAAGGATAAAGTAAGTAAAGTTTACGcaccaacaaaaaatatttaaaaaaatctaacataTTTAAAgcataaaatttcttttaaaattcacTTTAAACCTCGTTTATCGTTGGGTCGACATTAATTCTAGGGAGGGGCTTTCCCCATTAACTTGTGATCAAATTTGCCATATGCTCATTTCTCAGCTAATTGCTACCAAATAAATTGGAATAGGGTACATTGTAGTTCAAGGGTGTGTGTCCAGCACatagatgaaaaataattcAAGCATTCGAGCTTTCTCTGGAATGGTTGTGATATTGCAGTGAAGCCTCTCTTACTGTCTTGAGAGCCTTGTCATATGCTATAAACCCCATAAAATAGAATTCATAACCATCCACTGTGACAAGCTGCATGTATTTTTCTGCAGGGTTAAATCTATTTGAGAAAGGACTAACCGTGCTTAACTGATCGAGTTGCAACACGACCTGTATATAAGACACAAAAAATCAGTATTTGATTATTACAAGAAACTTACCTAAAGTTTGGGATGTTGCTGTTCAGAAATTCAAAGGGTATCAACTTTCAACTATGATCTCAAAATATTAGACATAGGAGTTATGAGTTATCCATGATTAAATGTATGGAATATTAGTTGAGCATCCCAAAGAAGTAGGGGAGGGGGGTCTATTTTATGTTGTCTTTCGAAGTGGTATGAAAAATGTGGGTATGAGAGTATGACTATTATTCATTTCCTCttattaaaacttaattcaatAAACTTTATACATCaaatacagaaaaataaaaaataaaaaataaaaaaggtttcAGTAAGGTGTATTGATTTCTCAGGATATATATTGTTCAGACATTTACTGACCATTTCAGCAGTCACAAACAAATACAATCAGAGTGATAAGTGATATTGCATGCTTGTATGTGAATCTGTGATCTCATTGATGCACGCATATTACTCCTAatacatgttgaaaattaagagaaattggCTATAATAATGAGTGAAGCCTATATAAACACCCTAGATATCGGAAGGGCGGTTTGGTGTGAAGAATGTCGAGATTTTCAATATCAGCCTATTATAGAAGTGGTGTTGGAGATTCACGGTTGATATGTCTGCTGTCTGGAGGAAGATTCTGCTATTTAAGTATGGCTCTGTTTATGCCATGGAGAACCACTTATCCTCATCCAGACAATCTTTTGGGCTTCTATAATTCCTTCAAAGATCCTTGTTTTCTCGTGGAGGTTGCTGCTCGCCAGGCTACCAACTTGTTTTTTAGAATTCTAAGCCCAAAAAATAAGGTGCATTTAATACATACACCgtgaaaattgaatttttatcataAGGTTTAAGTAGtttaaatacaaaatgaaaGATTACATTTTATTAGATGAAGTTTGTTTGAATGGATCAATCCAAGGTTATGTCTACCAACCTGATTGTTGTTAGTGTTACAGGTTATGGTCTTTGGTTGTTGTATAGAGGCAACTTTTTTGGTAGCGATATGTAACAAATATAGGAGGGGTATACTGCTTTTGTTTTGCTGCTCTGTAATGTCTTTATATCTTGTGCAGACTTTGAactacctatatatatatatatatatatatatatatatatatatataattcttagttttcctttcaaaaaaaaaacacgccaGATATGACCTTTGGTCCGACCATTCTCTATATGATACATATTtgagttttttaatttagagAAAAATTAGAATAACGCTTAATTACGTGTCATGTAAAGATTGATTAGGAAATTAGGACCATCAACTATGTGGTGGTTGAGGAAtacctaataaatttttatacatgacaCACCAGAGATTATATGACATTGTAAAAATCCTTTCCACTAACAGttcattctaattaaattccaaCGAATACAGTTTAACTCACCTAGGCTTATCCTGAGTTTCTTGTATCAGAAGATTACTAGCAAGTAGCAACCAATCAGGAAACATAATCAAATACAAACTACAGGGTGTTGTTTACTTTGCAAGAAAGAAGATAAGTACCTTATAATGCACACTCTGGTTTTGCTGCAGGGAGAGTGGATAATTGCACAGTGGATAGTCGCTGCAAAAGGCTACTCTTTTAGTTGATACATATATTGTTCCAATTACAGGTCCAGTAGATGTTGATAAGTAGCAAGCAAATGACTTTATGAGCTTCTCTCCTGGAAAATTCCCAAATGATTGTTGAAATAATATATCAGGTCCTCCTAGTGTAAGCACCTTTGTTCCTTGAACGATTCTAGCCACTGCTGCATCAGCAAGACTAGAACCAATTCTGACTGCAGTATAATTATGCATCAAAGATTTCATTAGAACATAAGTCTACAGGTCTACACTACTAAAAATTATGGATAGAAAACTAAAGGCTTAGTTATTCTTTTTACTtacaactttttaatttttgacaaattttactttcaattttttaatttgatgcatTTTACCCCAATTTATAAAAATCTTATGAATTTTATTCTGTCATTTATCCATTAATAAGCACAAAGGTTGTGAGCAAAATttctcagaaaaataaaaagttaaagataaaatttgagaaaaaaaataagttagatgatGATTATCccagttataaatatttttttaagtctcaTCATGAGGTGGCGTGAGATCTTCAATACatgtgataaaagaaaaagaaataaaaagggaaTAAAGTTGATCGAGGCAAACTTACTATGATTCCAGAAATTGTCAGCCATGGTCTCAGCTCTTCTAGTTGCTTTTCCAACCTTCCTGCTGCAGCGGTTTAATGCATCACACACCGTATCCATTGGCTTTGGACCTGAGAtcataactgatgttaaaaaaaaaagaagaaaaaactaaagCTTATCTGCATGTACAGAAAACATGGAACATTAAACACTCACGGTTGGTCTGAAGAGGGGAAATTTGAACATAAGGGTTGTTGCTGCCATTGTTGGACATGCTATACTGCTAATTAAGttgctttaatttaatttctatcctTCAGCGTGATCTTTCACTCTTTAGTTTGTTGAGAGGTTGAATAAAGAGAACTTGATCATTAATAATGGATGCAAAGGTAAGAGAGGGACAAAATGGAATAGTATGAATAGGAATATGttgtacaaaaaattaatatatatgtaggTCCATTCTGCCtctgaataaaaagaaaaaagatgagtcGACATCCATTCACACCCAAATTATTAAGCAGTCCGAAATAGCAAGTATCCACTGTCTCCAGTTAATTAGTCTTAATATAAgtatttaaattctttaatttattttaaaaaatcatcaagTTCTTTAATTTATGACAAAAAAGTTAAtactcaattatatatatacttattaaGTAGAGATTaactaaaatcataataatttggGACCACTTATAATTTCTCATACACTCGTATATTATTTGATATAAAGatatataaatgaataatttactAACAAGAGTACATTTTGATAGATAATAGTTgggtttcaaaaatattttaagaaagagtttgattttttaaactgaaaaactttattaaaagagataaaactAACTCTAGCTAGTGAGATCTTTATGATTCGaaagattaatttgatgaatttaattatatggatgtctcttgtttttaaaaaataatgataagaaTGAATTATTTTGAATGAACTATTGCTTAATAAAAATCACCTCTAACCTTCAAAAGAATGAATTATTGCTTAATTCGAAAGATAAAACTCACATATCATTGCTTAATAAAAATCACCTCACCTCTAATTGATTTTGGCCATCTAAGAatgaattattttgaataaaatatatttttgttcttaccCTTTcagtcaattttaattttaatacttatAGTTTCAAATTGATTGAGTTGGTCCTATAGGTCAAAAAATAAGTAGATTTAGTTTCTATTAAGTTTCTCAATCATCAGTGTTTAACTACACCTATGCTTTAAAGTATATAAACCAAACTAGTCAATTTAAAACTATAAGGTGTAAATATTTTACCTaatctttttccttaaaaaggttaaaaaacGCAAGctattaattttacatatttcagcCAATCATGCGATCGAATGAGGAATggtagtttatattttattcaataaatcaTCAATTTATTAGTATCTAATTTTTTCCCCTTAAATACCTATTAAAacgattaaattaattatataaatagtcTCTAAAGAATTAAGAATCTATCAATTTATTAGTCTCTAcgctaatatattttattaatagcgAAGGATTGgcccaatttttatttatttataaaaactgCACAGCCGTTGTGGGATCGAGATCTGTTTATAATTCACGCGTCAAATAAATCAAAGTCATGAGTATTGAAATATGTGTTTGAAAGCTTACAAGAATATCATGAAAAAACTAATCTTCAGTATATTTGTTGTTAAAATGGTTAGGAACCCTAAAATCAAAGCAAAGTAACGGTGGGAACGATGGTTTTTGATGATGGATTGGGTTCAGCAAAAAGGAACATGACACCGAAAGAGAGATGCTGCCAAAGAATATGATGCTAAAAGGCACATGCTGATGGATGTTCTTCACttatagttctttttttttttttccttttattttaagaaaagcaACATAGGGGATTTGTTTCAGACATATTATTAAAAGAACTTCTAGAAACGCTTTTTATACAAAACTAGTCTACAACCCGTGCATACGCACGGGTCGTCTACTTAGTGATTTAGCAAGCATGGTTTGTGTTTTGCAAGATAGATATAAAAGGAAATGCGGTGTTGAAGCAAAAAAGGCTTAATACTTATAATAAAATTGGTGTTCAAACTATAAAACATTGTttgtaaaattaagaaaatacaaataaaattcagtCGGTATCACTATCTTTCTAGTCTTTTTGTCTTCTGATGACAAATTTTATCATAACACCTGTAGTAAAATATAACTTCATCTCCATGGCTAAAATCGTTGTCCATGAGAAACTGGTACCAAAGTTGAACAATATATTTGTCACCAATGCCAGTGTCCAGGACTACGACATTCCATTGCAGAGGAGGGCCAAATCTTCTAATTAGAATTGTCATATGCTGGCCATAGGCATCAACATGCAGCACGACAGAAGCTAGAAGTTTCTACAGATAAAATgtaaattagataaatatttaaataagaatttaaataagaaaGTATAATCAGTTAATGGTGATTTACTAGTGGATAGGGGGCAGCAAGCATGGATTGAGTGACTTCAACAGTCCACATATGTTTTCTTAATGTGAGTCGTGGTCTTCCACATGTTTGCTGATCAGTgaacgggggggggggggggggtgaagtGGAGGTCGAATACCCAATTGTGGTCGCAGGCGTAGAAGTTGATGGTAGTAGACTCATAAATGTTTAACTCTCTTCTGAAGTCTCTCAAGCCATCAGCGAAGAAGAATTTTCCTCGGTGTTGCCTGACTCGAATTTGGTAGATGCCTCTGGCGTATTTAAAGTGGGCAAACTCTGGATAGTTTGGTGCCTATTGCTGATGGTAAAAGGAAGGTATTTCTATGATATCCTGcatcaaaaaaatttgaaaagtttaccATTACAACGTCAATGAAAGAACAATGAAGTAAAGAAAGAACGTGAATGAAAGAACAATAAAACATTACTTTGTCATTGTGAAAGGCATCCATAAACTGGATGATGAATGGTGGTATGATAACTGGATATCTTATTTGCAGTGAGGCAagggtaaattttttaaagaagaagTGGTTTATGAATGTCattgaaaaacatgatttttagaagacagaagcaaagaaaataaaaggtcGAAACATATACAAAAAAGGTGAAAGAAATTGAGTGAGGCTGTTGGTTAACACTTACCCTACTTGACGCAGTTGATGATAATGTAGTCATCTTGGTGATGGCCTGAAGCTGAAGGATTTTCGAAGAGTAGTAGAAATGGGCTTTGCAGAAAAAGGTTGATTTTGGCGTGTTATAGTAGGGTGAAGTAGTAGGCagtgaaaatttaattgttGCCTTTTCCTAATGTTGTAACTAGCGGAAAATTGAGCTGCTTGGGAAGTGTGGAGCATTTATTGTTGCTTCTGAAGAGTGAACATTAAGGGCCAGTTTAATGATTGTGAAGCTAGATGGTCGTGTAATGATTGCTATATTTTGCACTGtggaattataaaataacaataaaatataatgtgaATTATTAGATTAGCAACATTTTAAATGCTGGACGGTGCTTATCAGTTGGATGTGACATTTGGCATAGGAAATGCAATTAAACCAATCACAACATTTGCAGTTATAGTTGATATAACCCAAAGGGACATTTGTCACTTGATTGCAAATTTGATGAAGTTGGTCTTATATTGGTAATTGTTTCCAatatttgtaaaagaaaattaaaataccgAAGAGAGGATAGGgtcattacataaaaaaattgtaaatttccCATAAGTAATTGAGTGTGAGAGGTAAATGAAACGAAAGGCTCATGTTTGGTTCAGGAAGAGATATAAATGCAAATTCAATATATGACTCGTTACAGTTCAGAATATTGTTTTTCCATGATTACTATTTAAATAATCATCATATGATATTTGaagcaaatttttttaaaactaattatcaATGCTTTGGAGACATTGATCGAGAGTAGTTTTTTGACTAAACAACAATGCATGTTGGATTATTCATCTATATACATACCGATAGAAAGCTAAGCAAATAGATTGACATTGGATATAGGTAGAAAATTCATTAAACTGTAAAACATTACCCTGCcataatgtaaattatttagcttcTATGTTCACAGAAGCAATAACTGTAAATGGACAATGAAGCAGAGAATTATCAAATTCGTTCCCGAAAAGCCAAGTGTATAGTCATTTTGGCTTTGTGTGATGATTGCAGATGAAAGACAATCATAGCATGTAGTTCAAATAATGCAGtccaattgaaattcattgcAGAATTTAAAACACTTTTATTGGAAAAAGGAAACACTTTTAGTAGTATTGGACATTTATGACTGTGGTCCATATTTAATCAAGTAGTCACCACACTAAAGGTAGACATAGTAATATATTCAAATGCAAATTCAATGTAAAACAAGTTAAAgttttgcataatttttttatgccaTTGCTAATTTGATAATGATCATATGATTGGTCaaccgaaaaaaaaaacaaattaaatagatGCAATCTATGACATGATTGTAGATGGAATACAGTATCTTGAATTTCAATTGGAAGattaaaatgtagtagatgATATTATGTACCTCATAATAGAAGATCTAATGATGACTCATATGACCTTGTATCTAGCTGCATATGAGAGTGCGTATGAATAAGTTTAAAATATAGTATTGTGCAGAATAACAATTGTCATTCTATAGAAATTGTATTTACCTTGTTAGATTTTTGAAGACCTCTTTGAAAACTACATTAGTGGtagaagtcaattttttttggtctttatcATGTATTAAAACTTTTAGTCCTTTCTTTGATTTGACCCTTGATAATGCAACATATAATTGACCATGACTAAAAACTGATTTTGGTAAGTAAAGTCCAACTGTAGATAGTGATTGCCCTTGAGACTTGTTAATTGTCATTGCATAAGAGAGCATTATTGGGAATTGTCTTCTCAAAATCTTAAAAGGCCATGGTGATTGAGAAAGGGACATGGACATTCTAGGAATATAAACATTATGGCCAACATTTTTCCGAGAAATAATTTGAGCTGCAATAACGTGTTTTGCTAGCCTTGTAACAATTAATCTAGTGTCATTACACAACCCTTGAGTTTGGTCTAAGTTTCTTAACAACATTATAGGAGTTCCAATTTTTCAGTTTGATACAATGATTCGGCAAACCAGATTTTGTCAATGAATTAAGAAATTCAGTAGTTAGTGAGTGAAAATGACAACTTTCAATGGTTTCTGATTTGTCTAGTGAGTCAGAACTTAGATATTCCATGTGTTCACCTATgatcatttttgtaattagtgTGTCAACTTAATAATAACCATTTTTGCAAATCAGTAAATATACTAAATAGATGGTAATTTTGCATAATTGGAAATTAAGTAGACACAATTTAGATAGAAGTGATGACAATTATATAAGTGATGGTATGATTACCTGGGATCAATGATAGTATATAATCATTGACTTGTTGGACTGTTTCATTGGTTGAAGCTAATATTGCTCTAGATCGGAAGAATTCAGGGTTGTTGTGATGGTAGCATAAATTTGGGAATGTTGAGTTAACTATAACATGGATTGGATCATCATATTCTGTTATCAACACATCCTTTAGGATTTTGACTGTAGCATACCCATCATTTTGATGTCCAATAATTCCATCTCCAATGTCCACAATCCATTGTGCAAATGTGGCAGTCTCTTGTTCATCTACTGCTTGTATATTGCTTTGTAAACGCATGTTTTTTGTCAGTGTTAATACCTGACAATAATCCCATAGATAAGAGGAATTTATTGTTGCATTTACAATGTCTGAACGATTGCCTCTAGGAATGACTGGTAGGATTTGTCGGAAATCTCCACCGAACACCATGACTTTACCTCCAAAGATTTTATTGGAACTGGATTTGCCTTTAATAATATCTCTCAAACTTTGATCAAGtgcttcaaaacaaaatttgtgaGCCATGGGTGCTTCATCCCAAATAATTAGActtgtttgatttaataattCAGCTAATTGACTTCCTTGATGTATGTTGCATGTTGAGTCTTCAAAAATTGGAACAGGTATCTTGAATTTTGAATGTGCAGTCCTACCTCTAGGAAACAATAGAGAAGCTATACCACTAGAAGCAACCATAATAACAATTTTCTTGTCTGCTCTTAATGAACTAGCTAGCGTTTTCCAAATGAATGTTTTTCTTGTACCTCCATATCCGTATAGGAAAAACATGCCACCTTCATTCTTATTGATAGCTTGAATAATTTGGTTATAAATTGATGTTTGTTGATCTGTAGTTATGGGTAAATTTTTGTCAGAtgcaaaagaataatttaaatgGAACTTGGATTTCATTAATAGCATATTGTAATTTTAGAGACAAAGATAGAATAGGGAAAATGAGTATAGTAAATGTGGGCTTAAAATGAAAGGTATAGTGGGTAgttatgtattttgttttttggagTCAATTTTATTTCTACCTATAGAATTTACATATAGAAAGGCACATTACCTGTCATGTGTGAAAAAAGATGCAGAAATTTCGATCTGACCTCATCATTGTTGTAATTGAGCTCTGATAATATCAGGCTATTGTCTAGATAGGATGGCCAATTTGCATCTTTAGGATATGACATTGAAGGATAGTCTCTAAGTGATTTTTGATTTACTTGCaacaattgttcaatttcaagcaatgCCAATTTTTTCAGATGGTCATCATCAAGATGTAATTCTAATAGGTGAGAAGTAATTTGTCAAATTATGATTATCATTGATGGTATTcgatataaaaacaaattacaacTAACCTGTATTTGCTGTTGATTTCCTATAATGATACACAATGTCATTGGCTAACCAATGCCAAGTTTGGTCCCAAAGTTCTTCAGGTTTGTTGATGGTACCTGTTAAAAGCATTAACACAAATAGCTTTCTCAGATAAGGTGTTGTGCCCTAGTCCTTTGCCTCTTTGATTGCCTCAACAAATTCTCTATCATCTTGTGAAAATCCCATAGCAAAGCATGTTTCTCTATATGTAGGATATTGAATATTAGCAACTGTTCTAATATCCTCAAATGAGGTTGGTCCTTTGCTAATTGTAAGCATCAtccttaaataaaaacaattctcCTGTAGTTGGTGGGACCCATATTAGCCTTCCAATAGTGTATCCTTTCTTTCTAAGCtaccagtattttttttttattgtatacaAACTTAGAAACAAATTCTACATAAGTAAGAGTTCTTCCTTATGGAAAACATTGGTTGTTGTTCATCCAAGAAATAAACTTTGAATCAGAGATGCTTGGCTTAGATAGGAcatcatcaatatcatcatggtCTTGGTAAAGAACACTATGCTGTCCTAGAAGATGGAAATGTAATCTCTCAACATCAGGCTTTCTACCATGTATTGGAAAACCAAAGATTCTCCAAG comes from the Glycine soja cultivar W05 chromosome 6, ASM419377v2, whole genome shotgun sequence genome and includes:
- the LOC114416785 gene encoding GEM-like protein 1, translated to MSNNGSNNPYVQISPLQTNRPKPMDTVCDALNRCSRKVGKATRRAETMADNFWNHIRIGSSLADAAVARIVQGTKVLTLGGPDILFQQSFGNFPGEKLIKSFACYLSTSTGPVIGTIYVSTKRVAFCSDYPLCNYPLSLQQNQSVHYKVVLQLDQLSTVSPFSNRFNPAEKYMQLVTVDGYEFYFMGFIAYDKALKTVREASLQYHNHSRESSNA